The Silene latifolia isolate original U9 population chromosome X, ASM4854445v1, whole genome shotgun sequence genome contains the following window.
AGCCAACAGCCCAACACCTTAAAACTTAGTAGGCCAAAAGCCCAACCCAATCACACAGAAACAACCTTAAATAAATCCAGTAATCAAAGATAAGGTTTCCATGAAAAAATCCACTCCTCAAAATTAACACAAGACACTCCCATTTCCCAAATCCAACAACAATGGCGATGGCAACATCAATGGCTTTGAATTTAATGGTATCATTCAAAGGACTATCACTAAGCTCAAGTTCATCATCATCCTTCGTCAAAGGCGAATTTGGGGCTCCGTCTTTGACACTACCCGCTCAATCAATCCAACCCTTATTGCCATACGGGTTGACGATTGAGTCGGCCCATAAGAAGGGTGCTGGAAGTACCAAGAATGGTAGAGATTCAAAAGGACAGAGACTTGGTGTTAAGATTTATGGTGATCAACTTGCTAAACCTGGTGCCATTATTATTCGTCAGCGTGGTACTAAGGTATATGCTTATGctcatttattgtcttttttttggGGTTTAATTGATACATTGATGTATCAGTGTAATCCTGTAAATCTCAATTGGTGCAGTTCTGAGTCTTGTTCTCCATGATTGACCTCAGCGTATGTGTGGAACATATGCTCTTTTGCTTACAACACTTTAATTTAGGAAATCAATTTGTGATTTCTTTGGATGGAGCATTGAACCAAGTACATACAACATTTCTTCAATTGAGTTTGAGTAACATAGATTGGCTATAAGATAAACCCATAAATTGAGCTCAAACAACAAGTGATGATTTTCTTACACAActttttcaattgttcttcaGCGGTATGCTATGTGATTGTGTTATTTGAATACTGGAGAAATTAGTGTTGCCTCTGTTGTTGACAAGAAGCATGCCATTTCTTTCCATTGCGTAACACTAGTAACCTATCAGTCTCACACAAAGCATACTTGTTCCAGGTCCATCCCGGTAAGAATGTTGGTATTGGCAAGGACCATACAATCTTCTCGTTAATCGATGGATTAGTTAAATTTGAGAAGTACGGGCCTGATAAGAAAAAGGTTAGTCAGTCTGTCTTACAATTCCTCCATTTTGTAATTCTTGGTAACGGAAACGTTCAAAACATAAGTTTGACGAACAAGGTTTATCACAGGTTAGCGTGTATCCACGAGAAGTGCAACCTGAAAATCCCAACAGTTACAGAGCAAGGAAAAGAGAGAATTTCAGGCTACAACGCGAAAAAAAGAAGGCAAGAAAAGAAGGTTACTTGGTTAATCCTCAATTCATAGTGGCATCCGCTGCTACTAATGAGGGCATCATTGATAACCCAGTATGCTAAATTGCTAACCTGTACTGCACTGAATCCTTCTTATTTGCATGGCATTCAAGTTCAAAAATGTGAAGGCTTTTTGTTTATAGCATTcagtttgcaaaaaaaaatgtGCTGATAACAATTCTAAATTTGCAGTTAATTACCAACTATGCCAAGTAGAATGATAGTAACATCGCTTTACTTTGACATGGTAGAAAATATGAGTTGTAATATTATCGCATTCAACTATTCCAGTTATCAAGGCTTTGAAAACCCAGACTGCTTTAACTTTGCTGCTGACAAAAAGCAATTTGAATTCAATCATTTTCTTATCTAGTAAAATGGTTGTATCGCGATTCTCACATGTTTATCTTGTTTCTCGATCAGCCATGTTCAATGACACAAGAAGTCTTACGAAATGCTGCTCGGCTATAACACAATTTTCTACAAATGGATTATTGCTTTGACAATAAGCTTtgcacaaattctcactttagatggacactatccgtctaaagctgtagacGAACGGATAGTGTCCATCTACAATGAGACGGATTGTAAACTTTGACAGGATAAATTAAAGTCAAGAGTTTGTTGCAAGAAACGCGTTGCCCCAAAAGTCGTTGCGTGCCCCAAAAGTCGTTGCGTAGAAACTATTTTACGAGATCATAGTTCCAAAGCAAAATGCCATAAATTTCAGAATAGGAGGTTCTTACACGAAAATTCGAGAACTACAAATGACGCAACACTGAAACGTATAACTTCGGAAATTACATTTGAAATGAAACTCTCGACTACAGTAAAAAAAATAACTAATGAGTTGTGTACCCAGTCTTCTCTTCAGTCGTATCTCTCCACCAATGAAGTTACCTGCACCGAGGGCTGAAGGAGTTAGATAAAAACAGAGCGGGAATGGAACAAACAATTGCTGATAACTAATGTATCACAGTTGCAGGCTATGAATTAAATCGGAGTGTGAGTCACAATTGAGGCAACGGTCTTGAGTTGCAGTAGCTTACTACAGGTCACAGTGAGTCGAGTGTCGTGCTTAATCAAGGCTTGTTTCTATACAAAGCTGTATCAGTTCAGTGTTGGCTTTGCAGCGGTCGCTATATATAATAGGGAGTACCGTGTTCCCACATTCAGAGACGACAATACAGCCATTTCTATATCCGGCTTAAACGATTAGGCCAAAAGTCCACAACAGCACCATCATTATTAAATTTTCAACGGAAAAAAGTTGCAAATTCATGTCAAGAGGTACACATGCATGTTAAAAAAAATGATCatatgtcattactttgttactTCAACACTTCACTCCATACATGCAGGCTAATAAAGAAGAGCATACAATTCTCCATCTCATTTTTCCTCGCTTCTAACAATTAGGACTGAACGCGTTACATAAGCCAAGCGACATCCCCACCCACATGCCATGCTTGGCACTTCGCTACCTTATAGGTAGCAGGGCCGTCCATGATAATGTTAATGTGGTTTCGGGAAGTATACATTACAGCCATAATAAGATGATCCAACAGAAAAACATGGCCGATACAGTCACCACTGTGCCAGATCCTACGGCATTGAGGAGGTAAGATAAATAATAACTCCTGATACCAATTACGACTCCAGTAACATATCACAATTTCAACACCCTACAGTCAATATAACAGTTGATCTCGTCGAAGACCGTTGTAATTATTATCGCTATCATCAAATGAGGTGCATGACATAAGAATACAGTCGTTGTATGTGGTGCAATGGTCTAAGTTGTCGATATAAACGAGAGAAACTGAAAATTACAGGTATCTAATAAACCCCAGATGATAAAAGCCAAATCTTTTCGATTAAAAATAACCAGAAACAAGGATCAAAAATTGAAAACAAATTAAATTACCTAAATCAAACAGATCCAACAATAATGTTATTAATTGGGATAAAAATGAGCTTGACGAAGAAACCCACAAAACCCATCACCACAAATCCAACAGCTGTACGAAAAGCAACCTTTGTAAACTCTGCAATTGCATTTAAATCAATCATTATTACAAAATTCACCAAGATCTTCAACAATATTATAAAATTACAGAAAATTGAAATGGTACCTATACCTTTTTGATCGGGTTTGTGACAGCGCTTAACAAGACGAACGCTGTCTTTGGCGAAATCTCTCAATGGATCGAAGACTGTGTCTAGAGCATCCATTTTCTTGGGATTTGGTAAGAGGTTAGAAGGTAGGAAATGGGTTTTTGATTTGAAGATCTGCAAGAGAGAGTTATAAATAAGGGGAATTAATTAGAGATTTAAGTGGATCTTTTATTACAAAGAAGGATTAGGTAGTTTCGGAGTAGGATTGTAGAATAGTGGCGGGTTCATGGGCCAATTTCGACCGGGAAAATAGCCCGATCAGTACTCGACTCAACAATATTCGAATTTGATTCAAACTCGAATTGACCAGACTTTAGTGttaggccctgtttggtaaacagcggattaatttcagcataagcagattgcaaaagcagattataaatggcagattttatcagaaggtttgactagcatattataattagcagaattgatttgagtgtttggtaattggcggattacgattagtagattgttagttttctttgtaaaatggagaaaaatttcctattttacaatatctTAACCAATATCTTTAAAGATAAAGATATTGTAAAACAaagatattgaccccaaatatctttgtttcaatatgctgtttaccaaacactaaaattagcatattgattggtcaaacatgctaaaagccttgaatatgctaaaatttggccaatatgctgtttaccaaacagcgccTTAGTGTTGAAATTGACCTTTATCCCTAAGTAATTTGAAAAATGACTGGCCTGAGAATATTCCAAGCCCGAATTCACCTGTCCCGTTCCGACCCGAATTCTGTTATATTCAAAAATGACTCGACTATTTAACCAATTTACCAACCTGataattctttttctttttattctttaATTTACCATTTAACCAATTATTTATTTTGAGAGCACATAAATTAGAAAATTGAATATTTTAGATTATAAAGAATGTATTATATAGTATATTTTTTCAAAAGAAAAACTAATAATATCTCGTGGTGGATGGACGCTGAGTAAAATTTCTTCATCCATCCACCATCCATTTAGGTCGGATTTTCATCAATTTGTTAAAGTTGACATCCCTAGTTATACTCCATTTGTTGAGTAATTTGTTTACCATTCATATTATTCGTAAGGGACATTTTAGtataaggtaaacaaataattaggaCACAAAAAGTAAGTTATAAGCGTTGTGTAGGAGGTTCCAATCCTCGAACATAAGGGTGCGACTTGTGTCGCGGGCAATGACACTGATACAAGGCAGCATGATCTAAGCACGACACAATTCAAAACAAAAGTTATAaagtaaaattttaaaaaataaaccGATTCACCATAGAAAACACCTATAGTCCTATATGTTCTTCTATATTTCTTTTTAGACCGATTCAAGCCAATAGTAACACAAGGGCaactactcggtcaagtataaaCATTGTTTATTTTTTAAAATCACACATATTTCGGCATATCAATCACAAAAACTTTTTTTTTGACAGTGCAATCTAAAAAACTTGAAATACCAACTCAACCATAATGGTTTGCAATCTCTAGCAAATCCCAGTTCACAATCTTCACGTTGGTACCTATGAGCATTTAATCAAATTGGTAAGGGATTGTTGAATTGTTCTAACGTAATGAGAGGTCTTGTGTTTGAACCCTTGAAATGCAACAATATTATCATGAGGGAGAGTTTTACTGTCTTAGTGCCCTACCTGACTCGAATCCAAACTAAACCAAATGGtctacaaaaataaaaataaaaatagaaataaaaaCTATTCCACGTTGGTTAGGCAATTGGACTCCTACCTTCCAAAACCTTGTAGAGGAAAATCAAAATCTAGAAAACTAGGGCCAAAATGCCTGACATTCACCAATCTATGTGGGCCATTAAGAGCATTACCTGGATCCAATGGAGTCCTCTGTAACCTTATCTGCCATCATAATCTAATCTTCATATCATCCATTTCAACTTTTCTAGATATCAAATTATTTCACCAGCAAAATTTATTCTTAATAACATTTTTTTATTCCCAAAAACTCCATTTGTAATAAGGAGGGGAcaaaaaagaaaggaaataaaCAAGTGAAGAAATGGCATCAACTGCATGTTTCTTACACCACCATGCAGCCATCTCCAGCCCAGCAGCTGGTAGAAACCCGTCATCGCGCTATCAGGCCGTAAACACTAAGACTAACCTAGTGGTCTGCAAGGCTCAGAAGCAGGAACAGATAGGCCATGATGAAAATGGTAGCATCTCCAGAAGGCTGGCTCTCACTGTCCTCATTGGTGCTGCTGCAGTTGGATCAAAGGTCAACCCTGCTGATGCTGCCTATGGAGAAGCTGGTACTCTTTTCCAACTCCACAATGCTTGATTACTTGCTTTCATTACATTCCTGGGAAAAAAAATGATTCATTGATTTTTTACTCATTAAAAACATGATTAGTAGTTGATCCATACAAATTCTCGTATCAGACAGTTTTATGGTACGATAATGTATACCATTTCACTCCAAATTAATCATTTGACTAGTAAGAGTAGGAAAATATAATTCAGTGACAACAATTTATGGAGTTTCATAATTCTGAATTTCCTGATTTACATGCTAACAAAAATGAGGTGGTGGCAGCCAATGTGTTCGGAAGGCCGAAAACAGACACTGAGTTTATGGCCTACAACGGAGACGGATTTAAGTTGTCAGTCCCTTCAAAATGGAACCCGAGCAAAGAAAGAGAGTTCCCGGGTCAAGTTTTGAGGTTTGAAGACAACTTTGATGCAACCAGCAATTTATCTGTCGTGGTCCAATCCACTGACAAGAAGTCTATAACTGATTTTGGTTCTCCTGAACAATTCCTGTCTCAAGTAACCCCTTCTTTCTTTAGCTACCAACACCTCTTCTTATCTACTTCTTAGCTAACTAATAGCTCTACTGTTCCAGGTTAACTACTTGTTAGGACAACAAGCCTACTTTGGCAAGACTGATTCCGAGGTAATTCTTCAAAGCTTCAGGCTTGCACTATTTATACCTCCTACATGTTCTTTCCCCTTAAACTTTTTCCCTTTTGATGATATGCATAGTATAAGGGGGGCTTCTTATATTCAATCCAACTAAAATCATACACAGCAAACTATGATTTCAGATAGGGTTTGCAGGAATAAATCCATGACTCCAATGTCTCAAAATATGATGAGGTGGTTTCTAAATGAACTACATAATGAAGGTGCAGAAACACGGCGTGCAAAGCCAAGAGGGGACTAGACCTTCCTAAAAATAATGCAAAAAAAGTATAAGAATGTATTTTGGCGTAGATGAACAGATCAGATCCCAGGTTTTCAGATCCTACAAAGTTGCATTTTCCTCTGTCTCACTACAAGTTTCATCGACTCACCATTTCCCCTCACACAACGGTGGGCTCGATGAACCTTACggtgagacaaatagatacatgATGAGTACATGATATTTCTCTATACTCACCAAACTTTTTCTCAAAATTCAGAAGTATGGTTGTATAAAATTGGAGATAGAAGCTCCACCAATGAGTTTCCCTAAGCTAGGAGGAAAATATAATTCAAATCTCAGATTTCTTTTGGCCAATGCTTTTAGTTTATAGGGAACCGCAATGAAATACTGGGCTAACCGGTTTAAATCCAGGTCGTGAAATCTTATTGCTAAATGGTTCAGATTTTTAAACCTTTTGGTAAATTTTGGCAGGGTGGTTTCGACTCAGGTGTTGTTGCATCAGCTAACATCCTTGAAACAGACACACCCGTGATTGACGGGAAGCCATACTATTTTGTATCGGTCTTGACAAGAACAGCGGATGGGGATGAGGGTGGCAAACACCAACTGATTTCAGCCACCGTCAAAGATGGTAAGCTTTACATCTGCAAGGCTCAAGCTGGAGACAAGAGATGGTTCAAAGGAGCTAAAAAGTTTGTTGAGAGCGCTGCCTCTTCTTTTAGTGTTGCTTAAAATGGTTATGCAACTCTGATATTTCTAATGTAAATCAGCTTCTTAAATATTGAGTTTTTAATT
Protein-coding sequences here:
- the LOC141622104 gene encoding protein transport protein Sec61 subunit gamma-1-like — encoded protein: MDALDTVFDPLRDFAKDSVRLVKRCHKPDQKEFTKVAFRTAVGFVVMGFVGFFVKLIFIPINNIIVGSV
- the LOC141622097 gene encoding large ribosomal subunit protein bL27c-like — its product is MAMATSMALNLMVSFKGLSLSSSSSSSFVKGEFGAPSLTLPAQSIQPLLPYGLTIESAHKKGAGSTKNGRDSKGQRLGVKIYGDQLAKPGAIIIRQRGTKVHPGKNVGIGKDHTIFSLIDGLVKFEKYGPDKKKVSVYPREVQPENPNSYRARKRENFRLQREKKKARKEGYLVNPQFIVASAATNEGIIDNPVC
- the LOC141622102 gene encoding oxygen-evolving enhancer protein 2, chloroplastic-like, whose amino-acid sequence is MASTACFLHHHAAISSPAAGRNPSSRYQAVNTKTNLVVCKAQKQEQIGHDENGSISRRLALTVLIGAAAVGSKVNPADAAYGEAANVFGRPKTDTEFMAYNGDGFKLSVPSKWNPSKEREFPGQVLRFEDNFDATSNLSVVVQSTDKKSITDFGSPEQFLSQVNYLLGQQAYFGKTDSEGGFDSGVVASANILETDTPVIDGKPYYFVSVLTRTADGDEGGKHQLISATVKDGKLYICKAQAGDKRWFKGAKKFVESAASSFSVA